One window from the genome of Kluyveromyces marxianus DMKU3-1042 DNA, complete genome, chromosome 3 encodes:
- the BUD17 gene encoding putative pyridoxal kinase BUD17: protein MVIGKKVLSIQSHVVHGYVGNKAASFPLQCKGWDVDALNTVQFSNHPAYGFISGFKSNSDDLESIIEDGLVGGLKMKYNAVLTGYLPDTEGLRKIGTVVRKMCEDDRDLKWLLDPVLGDDGKLYVPEATVAIYEQILRDGSVFLATPNQFELEILTGLRIFDLASLKSTMKRFHELYPKVCYLVVTSVDFESDNFVSTCTDFTDYWYFTVPRIKAHFSGSGDLFSAILMDLLLSSKDENVDLPLALNKALSLVDEVLQRTYDLTVKPTQEPEQPFRINDLKIIQCKDLFRNVYVAKFKCNKL from the coding sequence ATGGTAATTGGGAAAAAAGTTCTTTCTATACAATCACATGTTGTACATGGATATGTGGGGAATAAAGCAGCCAGTTTCCCATTGCAATGCAAAGGTTGGGATGTGGATGCCTTGAATACCGTACAGTTCAGCAATCATCCAGCTTATGGATTCATATCTGGGTTCAAGAGCAATAGCGATGACTTGGAAAGTATAATTGAGGATGGTCTTGTAGGTGGGCTAAAGATGAAATACAATGCAGTGCTCACTGGGTATCTTCCAGACACCGAGGGTCTACGGAAAATAGGCACAGTGGTAAGAAAGATGTGTGAAGACGACAGGGATTTGAAATGGCTTCTCGATCCTGTGCTTGGAGATGACGGGAAATTATACGTTCCAGAGGCCACGGTTGCAATTTATGAGCAGATTTTACGAGATGGATCTGTATTTTTGGCCACACCAAACCAATTCGAGCTTGAAATCTTGACTGGATTACGCATTTTTGACCTTGCGTCACTGAAATCGACTATGAAAAGGTTTCACGAGTTGTACCCGAAAGTATGCTATCTTGTGGTAACAAGCGTCGACTTCGAAAGTGACAACTTTGTATCGACATGCACTGACTTCACTGACTACTGGTATTTCACTGTTCCTCGTATCAAAGCGCACTTTTCCGGTAGCGGTGACCTTTTCAGTGCTATATTAATGGACCTGCTATTATCTTCGAAGGATGAAAATGTGGATCTGCCGCTGGCCCTAAACAAAGCTCTCTCTTTGGTGGACGAAGTGCTGCAACGGACATATGATCTGACCGTAAAACCTACGCAAGAGCCTGAGCAACCATTCAGGATAAACGATTTGAAGATTATACAATGCAAAGATCTCTTCAGAAATGTCTATGTAGCCAAATTTAAATGTAACAAGTTATAG
- the ATG15 gene encoding triglyceride lipase ATG15: MKPKTTPRKRYSAKNASLVTLLIVLTLYLYLNKDIIESKYHRNDKFKDTHAVTADTTNLHTLRIKEIHFRPFNSTGRRKYGQVILTPELVADAKDRFSEAVSVSGSRSEGQEEDDAYDTKLWSKSDSNPWTHEFKLKQQTIQMTRMAYRDPDYVESFLDFANENPTMAQKVHLEWVDENVLAPNVTDKDTIISLALMSSNAYVPLPFEGDWRNISGWDHDANPDFPDGIGWDADGVRGHIFTNEDSSVVVIAIKGTSAQGLPGSGDDATTENDKLNDNLLFSCCCARVSYLWTTACDCYVKSYTCDETCLEKELNRKDRYYQAVLDIYRTVIEDHPNAAIWITGHSLGGALASLLGRTFGAPAVAFEAPGELLATRRLHLPIPPGLPSYQEGIWHIGHTADPIFMGTCNGASSSCSIAGYAMETSCHSGKVCIYDVVTDKGWHVNMLNHRIHTVIDGVLNDYENVAKCEVPEPCNDCFNWKYIRGRDEPHSSSVTSSSSATNKKPTTSVFTSTTSLTATTSSAEKTTSSCIGRNWIGICTRYGI, from the coding sequence ATGAAGCCCAAAACAACACCAAGAAAGAGGTATTCCGCAAAGAATGCCTCCTTAGTTACTCTACTAATAGTATTAACACTGTACTTGTATTTGAACAAGGACATAATAGAATCAAAATACCATCGTAATGACAAATTTAAGGATACGCATGCTGTAACAGCAGACACAACTAATCTACACACACTAAGGATTAAGGAGATACATTTTAGACCATTTAATAGCACTGGAAGAAGGAAGTATGGCCAGGTCATTTTGACCCCAGAGCTTGTAGCTGATGCTAAAGATCGTTTCAGTGAGGCTGTGTCTGTTTCGGGATCAAGAAGCGAGgggcaagaagaagacgatgcGTATGATACTAAACTATGGAGCAAGTCTGACTCTAACCCTTGGACACATGAATTCAAGCtaaaacaacaaaccaTACAGATGACAAGGATGGCTTATAGAGATCCAGATTATGTGGAATCATTCCTAGACTTCGCCAATGAAAATCCAACCATGGCACAGAAAGTCCATTTGGAATGGGTTGATGAAAATGTTTTGGCACCAAACGTCACGGATAAAGACACCATCATTTCCTTGGCACTAATGTCATCAAATGCATATGTGCCGTTACCATTCGAGGGCGATTGGCGCAATATAAGTGGTTGGGATCATGATGCCAACCCGGATTTTCCGGATGGTATTGGATGGGATGCTGATGGTGTTCGAGGTCACATTTTCACAAATGAGGATTCTAGCGTGGTAGTAATAGCTATAAAGGGAACAAGTGCTCAGGGACTTCCAGGTTCGGGTGACGATGCAACGACCGAAAACGATAAGCTTAACGATAACCTTCTATTCTCATGTTGTTGCGCAAGGGTCAGCTATTTATGGACAACTGCCTGTGACTGCTATGTTAAGTCCTACACATGCGATGAGACGTGTCTAGAAAAAGAACTGAATCGAAAAGACCGTTACTATCAAGCTGTGCTCGATATATACCGTACAGTAATAGAAGATCACCCAAATGCAGCCATTTGGATTACAGGTCATTCATTAGGCGGAGCTTTGGCAAGTTTATTAGGCCGTACATTTGGTGCACCTGCTGTTGCTTTTGAAGCTCCTGGTGAGCTATTGGCAACAAGAAGGTTGCATTTACCTATTCCGCCAGGACTTCCATCATATCAAGAAGGTATTTGGCACATTGGCCACACGGCAGATCCAATATTCATGGGAACATGTAATGGTGCAAGTTCGTCTTGCTCCATAGCTGGGTATGCAATGGAAACAAGTTGCCATTCCGGGAAAGTATGCATATACGATGTTGTAACAGATAAGGGTTGGCATGTGAATATGTTAAACCATAGGATTCATACTGTGATTGATGGCGTGTTAAACGACTACGAGAATGTGGCAAAATGCGAGGTACCAGAACCATGTAACGATTGTTTTAACTGGAAATATATCAGAGGCAGAGATGAACCCCATAGCTCATCAGTgacctcttcttcttccgctACCAATAAGAAACCAACCACATCCGTATTTACGTCTACAACTTCACTTACTGCAACTACTTCATCAGCGGAAAAAACTACTTCTAGCTGCATAGGGCGGAATTGGATAGGTATTTGCACCAGGTACGGTATTTGA